One Pseudomonas sp. MH9.2 DNA segment encodes these proteins:
- a CDS encoding DUF6708 domain-containing protein, with translation MIETVISGVRTQAKQYPLRFNRQRREVCFVDSDTHEVLIVPWERVVAWVSQSEMVSQYGATQFYTFGMGLEDEKNDTVQFVLVGKPSQAHAIGTWEAIRMYMEQGIPKDQTGDWLKMLLGRELTEDELRPYEGLHTWDVERRIKEDMGDLHCPLSDEYLARVGLEPRTRWPVRWWYVRRVLTFWKMPYMIAEWGHKAGSPVLPDHVQRWSQPIPTDQWAKPSPVLQKATRTVEDAMRKQKMTFMNACALLGKQTQ, from the coding sequence ATGATTGAAACCGTTATTTCTGGCGTTCGCACCCAAGCCAAACAATACCCCCTGCGCTTCAACCGCCAACGTCGCGAAGTTTGTTTCGTCGACAGCGACACCCACGAAGTCCTGATCGTGCCATGGGAGCGCGTGGTCGCCTGGGTGTCTCAATCAGAAATGGTCAGCCAATACGGTGCCACCCAGTTCTACACCTTCGGCATGGGGCTGGAGGACGAGAAAAACGACACCGTGCAGTTCGTATTGGTCGGTAAACCCAGCCAGGCCCATGCCATTGGCACCTGGGAGGCCATTCGTATGTACATGGAGCAAGGCATTCCCAAGGATCAAACGGGCGACTGGCTGAAGATGCTGTTGGGGCGGGAGTTGACCGAGGATGAACTTCGACCCTACGAAGGGCTACACACGTGGGACGTGGAGCGGCGGATCAAGGAAGACATGGGCGATTTGCACTGCCCGTTGAGTGATGAGTATCTCGCCAGAGTCGGCCTTGAGCCTCGCACCCGCTGGCCCGTGCGCTGGTGGTACGTGCGCCGGGTTTTAACCTTCTGGAAAATGCCGTACATGATAGCCGAGTGGGGTCACAAAGCCGGTTCCCCCGTGTTGCCCGACCACGTGCAGCGCTGGTCGCAACCGATCCCCACCGATCAATGGGCCAAACCCAGCCCCGTCCTGCAAAAAGCCACGCGCACGGTGGAAGACGCAATGCGCAAACAGAAAATGACCTTCATGAACGCCTGCGCACTGCTGGGTAAGCAGACTCAGTGA
- a CDS encoding DUF6708 domain-containing protein yields MLSKVFKRKDNPAPSMAAQDITDNRPTVGEVRKHGLEETLYLAPLPVCTGQAPVSMQNFSAMNDVYLQMGGSNNGMVFQGKLFAWAIWLTLIVLVFFPILMATLIIIFSPADIERSFWGLLWMGFQACLYVGMCMGVISVGTVGYTIVEGVRTQAKQYPLRFNRQRREVCFVDSDTHEVLVVPWERVVAWVSQSEMVTQYGATQFYTFGMGLEDEKNDTVQFVLVGKPSQAHAIGTWEAIRMYMEQGIPKDQTGDWLKMLLGRELTEDELRPYEGLHTWDVERRIKEDMGDLHCPLSDEYLARVGLEPRTRWPVRWWYVRRVLTFWKMPYMIAEWGHKAGSPVLPDHVQRWSQPIPTDQWAKPSPVLQKATRTVEDAMRKQKMTFMNACALLNKHAQ; encoded by the coding sequence ATGCTCAGTAAAGTATTCAAACGCAAAGATAACCCTGCGCCGTCCATGGCGGCGCAGGACATTACAGACAATCGTCCTACTGTTGGCGAGGTGCGAAAGCATGGGCTGGAAGAAACACTGTATTTAGCCCCGTTGCCGGTGTGTACCGGGCAAGCGCCCGTGAGCATGCAGAATTTCTCAGCGATGAATGATGTGTATCTGCAGATGGGCGGCAGCAACAACGGCATGGTTTTTCAGGGGAAATTATTCGCTTGGGCCATTTGGTTGACGCTAATTGTTTTGGTCTTCTTTCCCATATTGATGGCGACGTTGATCATCATATTTTCACCCGCAGATATCGAACGTTCTTTTTGGGGGCTTCTTTGGATGGGGTTCCAGGCATGTCTTTATGTCGGGATGTGTATGGGGGTTATATCTGTTGGCACCGTCGGTTATACGATTGTCGAGGGCGTCCGCACCCAAGCCAAACAATACCCCCTGCGCTTCAACCGCCAACGTCGCGAAGTTTGTTTCGTCGACAGCGACACCCACGAAGTACTGGTCGTGCCATGGGAGCGCGTGGTCGCCTGGGTGTCCCAATCAGAAATGGTCACCCAATACGGTGCCACCCAGTTCTACACCTTCGGCATGGGGCTGGAGGACGAGAAAAACGACACCGTGCAGTTCGTATTGGTCGGTAAACCCAGCCAGGCCCATGCCATTGGCACCTGGGAGGCCATTCGTATGTACATGGAGCAAGGCATTCCCAAGGATCAAACGGGCGACTGGCTGAAGATGCTGTTGGGGCGGGAGTTGACCGAGGATGAACTTCGACCCTACGAAGGGCTACACACGTGGGACGTGGAGCGGCGGATCAAGGAAGACATGGGCGATTTGCACTGCCCGTTGAGTGATGAGTATCTCGCCAGAGTCGGCCTTGAGCCTCGCACCCGCTGGCCCGTGCGCTGGTGGTACGTGCGCCGGGTTTTAACCTTCTGGAAAATGCCGTACATGATAGCCGAGTGGGGTCACAAAGCCGGTTCCCCCGTGTTGCCCGACCACGTGCAGCGCTGGTCGCAACCGATCCCCACCGATCAATGGGCCAAACCCAGTCCCGTCCTGCAAAAAGCCACGCGCACGGTGGAAGACGCAATGCGCAAACAGAAAATGACCTTCATGAACGCCTGCGCGCTGCTGAATAAACATGCTCAGTAA
- a CDS encoding DUF6708 domain-containing protein has translation MLSRVFNRKENPAPSMTAQDITNNRPTVGEVRKHGLEETLYLAPLPVCTGQAPVSMQNFSAMNDVYLQMGGSNNGMVFQGKLLAWVMWLMIFLIFICPLMLALILLAATPPNTNNSFSNDWNILFSWFLNLGLWVAPICIGIMIETVISGVRTQAKQYPLRFNRQRREVCFVDSDTHEVLVVPWERVVAWVSQSEMVTQYGATQFYTFGMGLEDEKNDTVQFVLVGKPSQAHAIGTWEAIRMYMEQGIPKDQTGDWLKMLLGRELTEDELRPYEGLHSWDVERRIKEDMGSLHMPISDERMAEIGLEPRTRWPVRWWYVRRVLTFWKMPYMIAEWGHKAGSPVLPEHVQRWSQPIPADQWAKPSPALQKATRTVEDAMRKQKMTFMNACALLNKHAQ, from the coding sequence ATGCTGAGTAGAGTATTCAATCGTAAAGAAAACCCTGCGCCGTCCATGACAGCGCAGGACATCACAAACAATCGTCCTACTGTTGGCGAGGTGCGGAAGCATGGGCTGGAAGAAACACTGTATTTAGCACCGTTGCCGGTGTGTACCGGTCAAGCGCCCGTGAGCATGCAGAATTTCTCAGCGATGAATGATGTGTATCTGCAGATGGGCGGCAGCAACAACGGTATGGTTTTTCAGGGGAAATTGTTGGCTTGGGTTATGTGGCTAATGATTTTCTTGATATTTATCTGCCCGCTCATGCTTGCATTGATTTTGTTAGCTGCAACGCCGCCCAATACTAATAACTCATTTTCAAATGACTGGAACATATTATTTTCTTGGTTCTTGAATTTAGGGCTTTGGGTGGCTCCGATATGCATTGGAATTATGATTGAAACCGTTATTTCTGGCGTCCGCACCCAAGCCAAACAATATCCCCTGCGCTTCAACCGCCAACGTCGCGAAGTTTGTTTCGTCGACAGCGACACCCACGAAGTACTGGTCGTGCCATGGGAGCGCGTGGTCGCCTGGGTGTCCCAATCAGAAATGGTCACCCAATACGGTGCCACCCAGTTCTACACCTTCGGCATGGGGCTGGAGGACGAGAAAAACGACACCGTGCAGTTCGTATTGGTCGGTAAACCCAGCCAGGCCCATGCCATTGGCACCTGGGAGGCCATTCGTATGTACATGGAGCAAGGCATTCCCAAGGATCAAACGGGCGACTGGCTGAAGATGCTGTTGGGGCGGGAGTTGACCGAGGATGAACTTCGACCCTACGAAGGGCTACACAGTTGGGATGTAGAGCGGCGGATAAAAGAGGACATGGGCAGTTTGCACATGCCGATAAGCGACGAGCGCATGGCCGAAATAGGTCTTGAGCCTCGCACCCGCTGGCCCGTGCGCTGGTGGTACGTGCGCCGCGTTTTAACCTTCTGGAAAATGCCGTACATGATCGCCGAGTGGGGTCACAAAGCCGGCTCGCCCGTGTTGCCCGAACACGTGCAGCGCTGGTCGCAACCGATCCCCGCCGATCAATGGGCCAAACCCAGTCCCGCGCTGCAAAAAGCCACGCGCACGGTGGAAGACGCAATGCGCAAACAGAAAATGACCTTCATGAACGCCTGCGCGCTGCTGAATAAACATGCTCAGTAA
- a CDS encoding toxin VasX gives MTDLMTPRGHLANLIAQSRSRDNVSAGGVCPLTKTTIQLLPVRYGLVEHLTPPSDIPMPHTLQSKAMGIRLLRNGYLYVIDNTTGYLHEYFVEQGSLSKLLWQGTEVASDVREHAIEGGSTLTLARRSTVYVAYSEIQWTAYKCSQVIRHATEREHFMQRVDLTATSSEHTGQHLLTEKQATDWLAEVAENRCETGGRGPVDQAPGKTLPDGASTEENTAYIWEHTPLFRHTWIEELTSQVDGAHQRDFLFLVVRDDIGIMRDLAAAQLKVADWIGQWSDDDALQRQYLTGAYIQSLYDVSQKRLSELATDDPRYAALIKDTTESERETLLNYLRIKRDYHGPGVYGDESHWRELAQTNPFAKASMELRDALGDPRWQHHREAIVELNFQTYEALHGAEPGERGIDDLVNRHAMQAFVLKQQTLLQHWQGQLKRIRADRLKMIVEGHFHRAAWYYDFQQNEQIRHRLETELECVAAICDDREAMVQLEAYLEKNPLVQVPGLDTLGSADQLDLKKKLADLGNFSIKLTDAPGAVAELDALANQFNSLMRQRLPNYQRLTGEFQGLSSLLGGAYDPALQMTTAHQLDIFQRDFQRGASIDPNSFIRNIGPPARLRLLRSYATSGLTLRAATPWEIEHFNLDRSTALNMRHELKELYTQRRHDVMWQRDVKGLNNQIVALKARMVPVEDRLSHALTPGGKGPGQFGLVLGNMDAELSEEMQRTVRDYRSSGTFKGPVASVLKSKGDQIAVVLFYLHAMKFVSVIGDIAERDRRGLREFAQFSEALVLVLSAGFAATQGLAVSILQYHIGQMESSAGKLSSMARLGQWSAIAGLGAFAFGFAAATIDFGKHARQWGIALSQGDGKKLAATSLQMSGDAILMGTNGWGFKHTYSITTEILRLPRELRALAWAEKSPRLINVAVRANVIGVIGMALQLVGEGLYNYFNLDAMKKWMHHSAWGHDDVKQGLEDDWSDLAAVVQQPLCQLIRNGKDTELRLTFPGVRTAELDRREVSIEVYQRQPSEQPYKRVGRAVYVPPYWEERSEYVANRLTVLSQGNEGLVLRLPIFSLELSDSFGLALAVSYKVEDHRSLRHRTIFHVLDIHRSTVYGVRIEQQGTFNYKPHKELPARLRPIEPWFLKQDELKYLDAE, from the coding sequence ATGACCGACCTCATGACCCCCCGTGGCCATTTGGCTAATTTGATCGCCCAGTCCCGCAGTCGCGATAACGTCAGCGCTGGAGGGGTGTGCCCACTGACCAAAACCACGATCCAGTTGCTGCCGGTCCGCTACGGCCTGGTGGAGCACCTTACGCCTCCCTCTGACATCCCCATGCCCCACACCTTGCAGAGCAAGGCCATGGGCATTCGCTTGTTGCGCAACGGTTACTTGTACGTCATCGATAACACGACCGGTTATCTGCACGAGTACTTCGTGGAACAAGGTTCTCTGAGCAAATTATTGTGGCAGGGCACCGAGGTCGCCAGCGATGTCCGTGAGCATGCCATCGAAGGTGGGTCCACCCTGACCCTCGCTCGCCGCAGCACGGTGTACGTGGCCTACTCGGAAATTCAGTGGACCGCCTACAAGTGCTCGCAAGTGATCCGGCACGCCACCGAGCGCGAACACTTCATGCAACGCGTCGACCTGACCGCCACCAGCAGTGAGCACACAGGCCAGCATTTACTGACCGAAAAGCAGGCCACAGACTGGCTGGCGGAAGTGGCGGAAAATCGTTGCGAAACCGGCGGTCGCGGCCCGGTCGATCAAGCCCCGGGCAAGACCCTGCCCGACGGCGCAAGCACGGAAGAAAACACCGCTTACATCTGGGAACACACGCCGCTGTTTCGCCACACCTGGATCGAAGAATTGACCAGCCAGGTCGATGGCGCACACCAGCGCGATTTCCTGTTTCTGGTGGTACGTGACGACATCGGCATCATGCGCGACCTGGCCGCCGCCCAGCTCAAGGTCGCTGACTGGATCGGTCAGTGGAGCGACGATGACGCCCTGCAACGCCAGTACCTCACGGGCGCTTACATTCAGTCCCTGTACGACGTCAGCCAGAAACGCTTGAGCGAGCTGGCCACCGATGACCCGCGTTATGCCGCGTTGATCAAGGACACCACCGAATCAGAACGCGAGACGCTGCTGAACTACTTACGCATCAAACGCGATTATCACGGGCCGGGGGTGTACGGCGACGAGAGTCACTGGCGTGAGCTGGCGCAGACCAATCCCTTCGCCAAAGCCTCCATGGAATTACGTGATGCGCTGGGTGACCCGCGTTGGCAACACCATCGAGAGGCCATCGTCGAGCTGAACTTCCAGACCTACGAAGCCCTGCACGGTGCCGAACCGGGTGAGCGCGGTATCGATGACCTGGTGAATCGGCACGCCATGCAAGCCTTTGTGCTCAAACAACAAACCCTGTTGCAACACTGGCAAGGCCAGCTCAAACGCATCCGCGCCGACCGCCTGAAGATGATCGTCGAAGGCCATTTCCATCGCGCTGCGTGGTACTACGATTTCCAGCAAAACGAGCAGATCAGACATCGACTGGAAACCGAGCTCGAGTGCGTCGCCGCTATCTGCGATGACCGTGAGGCCATGGTGCAACTGGAAGCCTATCTGGAGAAAAATCCGCTGGTCCAGGTGCCAGGGCTGGATACCCTCGGCAGCGCCGATCAGTTGGATCTGAAGAAAAAACTCGCCGACCTCGGCAACTTCAGCATCAAGCTGACCGACGCCCCCGGCGCTGTGGCGGAGCTGGATGCACTGGCTAACCAGTTCAACAGTTTGATGCGGCAGCGCTTGCCGAACTATCAGCGGTTGACTGGGGAGTTTCAGGGGTTGAGCAGTTTGTTGGGTGGGGCGTATGACCCGGCTTTACAGATGACCACAGCTCATCAACTAGACATCTTTCAACGGGACTTTCAGCGTGGCGCCAGCATTGATCCCAATAGTTTCATACGCAATATCGGCCCACCGGCACGGCTGCGATTGCTTCGCTCTTACGCCACCAGCGGACTGACGCTTCGTGCGGCTACGCCATGGGAAATAGAGCATTTCAACCTCGACCGCAGTACTGCCCTGAACATGCGCCACGAACTCAAGGAACTTTACACGCAGCGTCGTCACGACGTGATGTGGCAGCGCGACGTGAAGGGGCTGAACAATCAGATTGTCGCCCTCAAAGCCCGAATGGTGCCTGTAGAGGATCGCCTGAGCCACGCATTGACGCCCGGCGGCAAGGGCCCCGGCCAGTTTGGCTTGGTGCTGGGCAACATGGATGCCGAGTTGAGCGAAGAGATGCAACGCACCGTGCGTGATTATCGGAGCAGTGGCACGTTCAAAGGACCGGTGGCGAGTGTGCTCAAGTCCAAGGGCGATCAGATTGCGGTGGTGTTGTTTTATTTGCATGCGATGAAGTTTGTGAGTGTTATAGGGGATATCGCAGAAAGAGATCGCAGGGGGCTACGAGAGTTCGCGCAGTTCAGCGAAGCATTAGTGCTCGTACTATCCGCAGGCTTTGCTGCCACGCAAGGATTAGCAGTAAGCATATTGCAATATCATATCGGCCAAATGGAAAGTTCCGCCGGCAAGCTCAGTTCGATGGCTCGATTGGGTCAATGGTCTGCTATTGCCGGACTGGGAGCCTTTGCTTTTGGATTCGCGGCAGCCACCATTGACTTTGGAAAACATGCTAGGCAATGGGGTATAGCGTTATCGCAAGGTGACGGTAAAAAACTGGCCGCTACTTCATTACAAATGAGTGGCGATGCAATTTTAATGGGCACTAACGGATGGGGGTTCAAGCACACCTATTCAATCACCACCGAGATTTTGAGGCTGCCGCGAGAACTGCGCGCTCTGGCGTGGGCGGAGAAAAGTCCGCGACTGATCAACGTTGCCGTACGAGCGAATGTGATTGGCGTTATTGGCATGGCATTGCAACTGGTCGGTGAAGGTCTCTATAACTACTTCAATCTGGATGCCATGAAAAAATGGATGCATCACAGTGCATGGGGCCACGACGACGTCAAGCAGGGTCTGGAGGATGACTGGAGTGATCTGGCTGCCGTGGTCCAGCAGCCCCTGTGTCAGCTGATTCGTAATGGTAAAGACACTGAGCTGCGCCTGACCTTCCCAGGGGTAAGAACCGCCGAACTGGACCGTCGCGAAGTGTCAATTGAAGTGTATCAGCGTCAACCCAGCGAGCAACCTTACAAGCGCGTTGGGCGAGCAGTGTACGTTCCACCTTACTGGGAGGAACGTAGCGAATATGTTGCTAACAGACTTACGGTACTCAGTCAGGGAAATGAGGGGCTGGTCTTGAGACTGCCTATTTTTTCCCTGGAGTTATCCGACTCTTTCGGCCTGGCACTGGCCGTCAGCTACAAGGTGGAAGACCATCGTTCACTGCGCCATCGGACGATTTTTCATGTTCTGGATATTCATCGCTCTACTGTGTACGGGGTGAGGATTGAGCAACAGGGGACGTTCAACTACAAACCGCACAAAGAACTTCCTGCTCGGCTCAGACCCATCGAACCCTGGTTCTTGAAGCAGGACGAGTTGAAGTACCTCGATGCTGAGTAG
- a CDS encoding DUF4123 domain-containing protein: MINAKKPTLCLPDDFSWEQTVALLLDAVQVKTLLPRLFQWDPEVTVEVIYLRTRFAQFRALSPCLVRLKEPSDPILEQFLAHVGEHWGYLLACDAPWEQVAAHWRWLASVEHPSGEEMLLRIADPAVAHAVFSDTVSSTSTLFGPCLRVMVVNAVSDGWRHYTRAGERPAPNHAALYRLNERQVELLNEASFDKNVTELYGHMGEFFPDYRMDLQPQQRWQHLRGLAKRAVELGFESEADIWLYANAHGFLGEQRLVADPEIASLLNPASPLPPSTRIAMITTLVERRSHP; this comes from the coding sequence ATGATTAATGCAAAAAAACCAACCCTGTGTTTGCCCGACGACTTTTCCTGGGAACAAACCGTTGCGCTGTTGCTGGATGCAGTACAGGTCAAGACGCTGCTGCCGCGTCTGTTTCAATGGGACCCCGAGGTGACAGTCGAGGTTATTTATCTGCGGACCCGGTTTGCGCAATTCAGGGCGCTCTCTCCCTGTCTTGTACGCCTGAAAGAGCCGAGTGACCCCATTCTTGAGCAGTTTTTGGCCCATGTCGGAGAGCATTGGGGTTATCTATTGGCCTGCGATGCCCCATGGGAGCAGGTGGCCGCGCATTGGCGCTGGCTGGCAAGCGTCGAACACCCCTCGGGTGAGGAAATGCTGCTGCGCATCGCCGATCCGGCAGTGGCCCATGCGGTGTTCAGCGACACAGTATCCTCGACGTCCACCCTGTTTGGACCTTGCCTGCGGGTCATGGTCGTCAACGCGGTGAGCGACGGTTGGCGCCACTACACCCGTGCCGGTGAGCGACCCGCTCCGAACCACGCCGCGTTGTACCGACTGAACGAGCGGCAGGTGGAGCTTCTGAATGAAGCCAGTTTCGACAAAAATGTGACCGAACTCTACGGGCACATGGGCGAATTTTTTCCCGACTACCGCATGGATTTGCAGCCCCAACAGCGCTGGCAGCACTTGCGTGGCCTGGCAAAGCGGGCAGTCGAACTCGGCTTTGAAAGCGAGGCCGACATCTGGTTGTACGCCAACGCCCATGGTTTTCTAGGCGAACAGCGGCTTGTGGCCGATCCAGAAATCGCCAGCCTGCTGAACCCCGCGTCCCCACTCCCACCCAGCACGCGTATCGCAATGATCACCACGTTGGTCGAGCGCAGGAGCCACCCATGA
- the tssI gene encoding type VI secretion system tip protein TssI/VgrG: MPTAPTFTLSIKGAKDNELLVLAFSGEEAISECFDITVDVVTDRPPRELESLLHKEAYLAFGDRGLHGHIYSIRKGKVGTRLSHYQLVMVPFLRYLQHASNRRIFQNLTTEAILRDVLKGHGLLNGLHVLFNIGPEKPVPHEYCVQYDESDLHFVSRLCEAEGYFYYFKHSPEGHQLIFADQETEFYHAGNPTVVMPFRPINGMAAEHPVIQAFGVGLSTRASRVTHRDYDFQNAHLSLEADRDSKVFPNLETYIYPGEFDTAHQGRVRTRRALERLRGDAELAQGQSDQPLLRSGTPLKVEEHPEPAWNVVWLPTWVFHDGRQPAVLEEYAVSDEPVESGRITQGYRNEFIAIRETVQFRPALKHPVPKIQGMQTAVVTGPAEEDIHCDQYGRVKVRFHWDRSEENESTSCWVRVASSWAGAGYGAVTIPRVGMEVLVAFEEGHACKPIVVGCLSNNTHQVPHNLPENKTKTVLRSKSTGKTSGFNELSLEDRSGAELIYLRAQRDMEQLIQNDSRIEIGNERLETIKGNSTTVLKAEENVTVTGARKVQLLADDHLDVAGSSHTRVGGDLLMAAGQEVHISGDNIVISGGLSLTLSINGQHIVINPAGIFSSTPIQVGGAPVPGTPAMPLAPGDTQTLIAGGVPPSIVFASKGQTDTASRMPLLCPLCVLANTEQTHD, encoded by the coding sequence ATGCCCACTGCCCCAACGTTCACGCTCAGCATCAAAGGAGCTAAAGACAACGAGTTACTTGTTCTAGCCTTTTCCGGCGAAGAGGCCATCAGCGAGTGCTTCGACATCACCGTCGATGTGGTCACCGACCGACCGCCGCGCGAGCTGGAAAGCCTGCTGCACAAAGAAGCCTATCTGGCTTTTGGCGATCGGGGCCTGCACGGCCATATCTACTCCATCCGGAAAGGCAAAGTGGGCACCCGGTTGAGCCACTACCAACTGGTAATGGTGCCGTTTCTGCGCTATTTGCAGCACGCCAGTAATCGGCGGATTTTCCAGAACCTGACCACTGAAGCCATCCTCCGCGACGTGCTCAAGGGGCATGGTTTGCTGAACGGTTTGCACGTGCTGTTCAACATCGGCCCGGAGAAACCGGTCCCGCATGAATATTGCGTTCAGTACGATGAATCTGACCTGCATTTCGTCAGCCGTTTGTGCGAGGCCGAAGGCTACTTCTATTACTTCAAGCACTCCCCGGAAGGGCACCAACTGATCTTCGCCGATCAGGAAACCGAGTTCTATCACGCGGGCAATCCCACCGTGGTGATGCCGTTTCGGCCGATCAACGGCATGGCGGCAGAGCATCCGGTGATCCAGGCGTTCGGCGTAGGCCTGAGCACCCGCGCCAGCCGCGTCACCCACCGTGATTACGACTTCCAAAACGCACACCTCTCGCTGGAAGCGGACCGGGACTCCAAGGTATTTCCGAACCTTGAGACGTACATCTACCCCGGAGAGTTTGATACCGCGCACCAAGGACGGGTACGCACGCGTCGGGCGCTGGAGCGACTTCGCGGCGATGCTGAACTCGCCCAAGGTCAGAGCGACCAGCCTTTGCTGCGCAGTGGCACGCCGTTAAAGGTAGAAGAACACCCGGAGCCGGCCTGGAACGTGGTCTGGTTACCGACTTGGGTGTTTCATGATGGTCGCCAGCCTGCTGTATTAGAGGAATACGCGGTCAGTGACGAGCCGGTGGAGTCCGGTCGAATCACTCAGGGTTATCGCAATGAGTTCATTGCTATCCGCGAGACCGTGCAATTTCGGCCTGCCCTCAAACATCCAGTCCCGAAGATTCAAGGCATGCAAACCGCCGTGGTGACCGGCCCTGCCGAAGAGGACATCCACTGTGATCAATACGGGCGGGTAAAAGTCCGTTTTCACTGGGACCGCAGTGAAGAAAACGAAAGCACCAGCTGCTGGGTGCGGGTGGCCTCCAGCTGGGCCGGCGCCGGATACGGCGCGGTCACCATCCCCCGCGTGGGCATGGAAGTGTTGGTCGCCTTCGAAGAAGGGCACGCCTGCAAGCCGATTGTGGTCGGATGCCTGAGCAACAACACCCATCAAGTGCCTCACAACCTGCCGGAAAACAAAACTAAAACCGTTTTGCGCAGCAAAAGCACCGGAAAAACGTCTGGTTTCAATGAGCTGAGCCTGGAAGACAGGAGCGGGGCAGAGCTGATCTACCTCCGCGCCCAGCGCGATATGGAGCAGTTGATCCAGAACGACAGCCGCATCGAAATCGGCAACGAACGTCTGGAAACCATCAAAGGCAACAGCACCACCGTGCTCAAGGCCGAGGAAAACGTCACCGTCACCGGCGCCCGCAAAGTGCAGTTGTTGGCCGACGATCACCTCGACGTCGCTGGCAGCAGTCACACCCGCGTCGGTGGCGACTTGTTGATGGCCGCCGGGCAAGAAGTGCACATCAGCGGTGACAACATCGTCATCAGCGGTGGCCTCAGCTTGACGCTGTCGATCAACGGTCAGCACATCGTCATCAATCCGGCGGGGATTTTCAGCAGTACACCGATCCAGGTCGGCGGCGCACCGGTACCGGGGACCCCTGCAATGCCGTTGGCCCCCGGCGACACTCAAACACTGATTGCAGGAGGGGTTCCGCCGTCGATCGTCTTCGCGTCAAAAGGGCAAACCGATACCGCTTCGCGCATGCCACTGCTGTGCCCGCTGTGCGTGCTAGCCAACACGGAGCAGACCCATGATTAA